One segment of Geomonas ferrireducens DNA contains the following:
- a CDS encoding acyl-CoA mutase large subunit family protein translates to MSISEKKQAWQAAVEKSMAKAPERRGSFKNSSDMELERCYAPQFDYPGYGENLGFPGQYPFTRGVQPTMYRGRFWTMRQYAGFGNAAESNERYKYLLSAGQTGLSIAFDLPTQMGYDSDASMSRGEVGKVGVAIDSLADMEVLFDGIPLDKVSTSMTINSTAAILLAMYIAVAEKQGVSADKISGTIQNDILKEYMARGTYIYPPKESMRIITDIFAYCKDNVPKWNTISISGYHIREAGSSAVQEVAFTLADGIAYVEAAVKAGLDVDEFAPRLAFFFNAHNNLLEEVAKFRAARRMWSRIMRERFKAKDPRSQMLRFHTQTAGCTLTAQQPDNNIMRVTLQALAAVLGGTQSLHTNSRDEALALPTEESVRIALRTQQVIAYESGVADSIDPLAGSFLVESMTDQIEQQAMAYIEKIDSLGGAVEAISKGFQQKEIQDSAYAYQRSIEKDETIIVGVNKFTVEEGAPQGLLKVTDEVEVKQKEALARMKGARDTAKVETTLKALEQAAKGSENLMPFILDAVKNYATLGEIANVMRGVFGVHRETVVL, encoded by the coding sequence ATGAGCATTTCGGAAAAGAAGCAGGCATGGCAGGCAGCAGTTGAGAAAAGCATGGCCAAGGCGCCCGAGCGCAGGGGCTCGTTCAAGAACAGCTCCGACATGGAACTCGAGCGCTGCTACGCGCCGCAGTTCGACTATCCGGGCTACGGGGAGAACTTGGGCTTCCCCGGCCAGTACCCCTTCACACGCGGGGTGCAGCCGACCATGTACCGCGGCAGGTTCTGGACCATGCGCCAGTACGCCGGTTTCGGCAACGCCGCCGAGTCCAACGAGCGCTACAAGTACCTGCTCTCCGCCGGCCAGACCGGTCTCTCCATCGCCTTCGACCTCCCGACCCAGATGGGGTACGACTCCGACGCGTCGATGAGCCGCGGCGAAGTGGGCAAGGTCGGGGTCGCCATCGACTCACTGGCGGACATGGAGGTTCTATTCGACGGGATCCCGCTGGACAAGGTCTCCACCTCGATGACCATCAACTCCACGGCGGCGATCCTGCTCGCCATGTACATCGCCGTCGCCGAGAAGCAGGGGGTCTCCGCCGACAAGATCTCCGGCACCATCCAGAACGACATCCTCAAGGAGTACATGGCCCGCGGCACCTACATCTACCCGCCGAAGGAGTCGATGCGCATCATCACCGACATCTTCGCCTACTGCAAAGATAACGTTCCCAAATGGAACACGATCTCCATCTCCGGCTACCACATCCGCGAGGCGGGCTCCTCCGCCGTGCAGGAAGTCGCCTTCACCCTGGCCGACGGCATCGCCTACGTCGAGGCCGCCGTGAAGGCGGGGCTCGACGTTGACGAGTTCGCGCCGCGCCTTGCCTTCTTCTTCAACGCGCACAACAACCTCCTCGAGGAAGTCGCCAAGTTCCGCGCCGCACGCCGCATGTGGAGCCGCATCATGCGCGAGCGCTTCAAGGCTAAGGACCCGCGCTCCCAGATGCTCCGTTTCCACACCCAGACCGCCGGGTGCACCCTCACCGCGCAGCAACCCGACAACAACATCATGCGCGTGACCCTGCAGGCGCTCGCCGCCGTCCTTGGCGGCACCCAGTCGCTGCACACGAACTCCCGCGACGAGGCGCTCGCGCTCCCCACCGAGGAGTCGGTGCGCATAGCACTCAGAACCCAGCAGGTAATCGCGTACGAGTCCGGCGTCGCCGACTCCATCGATCCGCTGGCCGGTTCCTTCCTCGTGGAATCCATGACGGACCAGATCGAGCAGCAGGCGATGGCGTACATCGAGAAGATCGACTCGCTTGGCGGCGCGGTCGAGGCGATCTCGAAGGGATTCCAGCAAAAGGAGATCCAGGATTCCGCTTATGCGTACCAGCGCTCCATCGAGAAGGACGAGACCATCATCGTCGGCGTGAATAAGTTCACCGTCGAGGAAGGTGCACCGCAGGGTCTTCTGAAGGTCACCGACGAGGTGGAGGTAAAGCAGAAGGAAGCCCTTGCCAGGATGAAAGGCGCCCGCGACACCGCAAAAGTCGAAACGACGCTCAAGGCACTGGAGCAGGCGGCCAAGGGAAGCGAGAACCTGATGCCCTTTATCCTCGACGCGGTTAAGAACTACGCGACTCTCGGTGAGATCGCCAATGTCATGCGCGGCGTCTTCGGTGTACACAGAGAAACCGTGGTCCTTTAA
- the mce gene encoding methylmalonyl-CoA epimerase, translated as MLNKINHLGVAVTSIEEALPFYRDTLGMNFAGIEEVPSQLVKVAFLSIGESKIELLEPTSPESPVAKFLEKNGPGVHHVAYGVKDIEATIARLVAGGTRMIDATPRNGAHGARIAFLHPKSSNGVLTELCETHDDCH; from the coding sequence ATGCTCAACAAGATAAATCACCTCGGCGTAGCAGTCACATCAATCGAAGAAGCACTTCCTTTTTACCGCGACACCCTCGGAATGAACTTCGCAGGAATCGAAGAGGTCCCCAGCCAGTTAGTGAAGGTGGCTTTTCTATCCATCGGTGAATCCAAGATCGAACTGCTGGAGCCGACCTCTCCGGAGAGCCCGGTAGCCAAATTCCTCGAGAAGAACGGCCCCGGCGTACACCACGTGGCCTACGGCGTGAAGGATATCGAAGCCACCATCGCCAGACTGGTCGCCGGCGGCACGCGCATGATCGATGCGACCCCCAGAAACGGCGCCCATGGTGCACGCATTGCTTTTTTGCACCCAAAGAGCAGTAACGGCGTGCTGACGGAACTGTGTGAGACGCACGACGACTGTCATTGA
- a CDS encoding porin, producing the protein MSFQKKLLAFAAVSALSAATAVPAMALENEFHGMFKFMGFQTNALTGGDTKVQVADDSHSGFFAEQRARIMYIAKANDNLKLVTHFELDSRFGGVTGGYKGITTGNDSGNLDADQLTLETKNIYLDFNCPITGANFKVGMQPWNDAYQSLFLSADMTGVYATKKFDPLTVSLGWFRFDDNTAKDAAPTVGAGQFTDDLIVVDAKYALNKDITLGASYYNIQNDTALTSASTSAPTVSIPNYELLHMIGVNADLKFGDAVIKPFAAYQFGDKDSTTDISAYAFGATGKVKAGPGSVNLAAYYLSGDNNNTGDVKSFQTVTAGTTYFNAANMWLLQRPNQAINTSTSLLGNDNTAKGLGTTGVFAGYEGTMDKVFYNANAGYMMTNKKNAAGDKSIGTEINAQVGYKVYDNLTASVAGAYVFLGNYFDATAPDADNPYLFNVQLSYAF; encoded by the coding sequence ATGAGCTTTCAAAAGAAACTGCTTGCATTTGCAGCCGTAAGCGCACTGAGCGCGGCAACTGCCGTTCCGGCAATGGCGCTGGAGAACGAGTTCCACGGGATGTTCAAGTTCATGGGCTTCCAGACCAACGCCCTCACCGGTGGCGACACCAAGGTGCAGGTCGCTGACGACTCACACTCCGGCTTCTTCGCCGAGCAGCGCGCCCGCATCATGTACATCGCCAAGGCCAACGACAACCTGAAACTCGTCACCCACTTCGAACTCGACTCCCGCTTCGGCGGCGTCACTGGCGGCTACAAAGGGATCACCACCGGCAACGACTCCGGTAACCTCGATGCCGACCAGCTGACCCTCGAGACCAAAAACATCTACCTCGACTTCAACTGCCCGATCACCGGCGCGAACTTCAAGGTCGGTATGCAGCCCTGGAACGACGCATACCAGAGCCTCTTCCTCTCCGCCGACATGACCGGTGTCTACGCCACCAAGAAATTCGACCCGCTGACCGTCTCCCTCGGCTGGTTCCGCTTCGACGACAACACCGCCAAAGACGCCGCCCCGACCGTCGGCGCCGGCCAGTTCACCGACGACCTCATCGTCGTTGACGCCAAGTATGCCCTCAACAAGGACATCACCCTCGGCGCGTCCTACTACAACATCCAGAACGACACCGCGCTCACCTCCGCATCGACCAGCGCTCCGACGGTGTCCATCCCGAACTACGAACTGCTCCACATGATCGGCGTCAACGCCGACCTCAAGTTCGGCGACGCAGTCATCAAGCCTTTCGCAGCGTACCAGTTCGGCGATAAAGACAGCACCACCGACATCTCCGCCTACGCGTTCGGTGCGACCGGCAAAGTTAAGGCCGGCCCCGGCTCCGTCAACCTCGCCGCATACTACCTCTCCGGCGACAACAACAACACCGGCGACGTGAAGAGCTTCCAGACCGTCACCGCAGGCACCACCTACTTCAACGCTGCCAACATGTGGCTGCTCCAGCGTCCGAACCAGGCGATCAACACCTCCACCTCGCTGCTCGGCAACGACAACACCGCTAAAGGTCTTGGCACCACCGGCGTGTTCGCAGGCTATGAGGGGACCATGGACAAGGTCTTCTACAACGCCAACGCAGGCTACATGATGACCAACAAGAAAAACGCCGCCGGCGACAAGTCGATCGGCACCGAGATCAACGCTCAAGTCGGCTACAAGGTCTACGACAACCTGACTGCAAGCGTCGCAGGCGCTTATGTGTTCCTCGGCAACTACTTCGACGCAACCGCGCCGGACGCCGACAACCCGTACCTGTTCAACGTCCAGCTGAGCTACGCATTCTAA
- a CDS encoding coiled-coil domain-containing protein, whose amino-acid sequence MRKMAIMLAVGLSMLSSVPAFAQTSADQKDECLLASKNCMNQVDDIKQRIYKLNREIKKGNRVYTPQELKKLQDKLKETSDVLRTLEKPDS is encoded by the coding sequence ATGAGAAAGATGGCAATTATGTTGGCCGTCGGGCTGTCTATGCTGTCTTCGGTACCGGCTTTCGCGCAAACCTCAGCCGACCAGAAGGACGAGTGCCTGCTCGCCTCGAAGAACTGCATGAACCAGGTCGACGACATCAAGCAGAGGATCTACAAGCTGAATCGGGAAATCAAAAAAGGGAACAGGGTCTATACCCCCCAGGAACTGAAAAAACTTCAGGACAAACTGAAAGAAACAAGCGACGTGCTGCGCACTCTGGAAAAACCTGATAGTTAG
- a CDS encoding ATP phosphoribosyltransferase regulatory subunit, with product MTNPSCIEAPLPKGVSDFLPETADKITFIADSIHRVFELWGFRRMITPLLEFEDVLARMGDELRSKTFRFDDRQTGRLLAIPPDITPQVARVVATRMHALPLPHRIYYSGRVLRQAQMQSGRSREIFQSGVELIGLNSPEADAEMVAMAVEVLKNLGFTGFKLDLGQVEFYRGIMDSSGLSAEVRAQLQEAISKKEVTAVRSILEAAGAPERVKEEISLLPRLYGGREVLKEAARIAGNERSKKALDNLAQVIEILDIYGVAEHLTIDLGEIRGLDYHTGITFEGFVPGIGEAVCSGGRYDDLTAKYGYPAPATGFTFNILALLACMAKRPEVEASSSRDFLIFNKKDERREALEVAQKLRSLGYTCARDIIKRDFESSLDYAKKTDIRMLLVIGAEECAADQLYLVRVADRRAVAVSKEELFDKGLDLKFDQEGENHG from the coding sequence GTGACCAACCCCTCATGTATTGAAGCGCCCCTCCCCAAAGGGGTAAGCGATTTTCTCCCGGAAACCGCAGACAAGATCACCTTCATCGCGGACAGCATCCACCGAGTTTTCGAGCTCTGGGGCTTCAGGCGCATGATCACCCCGCTGCTCGAGTTCGAGGACGTGCTCGCGCGCATGGGGGACGAACTGCGCAGCAAGACCTTCCGCTTCGACGACCGCCAGACCGGCCGCCTCCTCGCCATTCCGCCCGACATCACCCCGCAGGTGGCGCGCGTCGTCGCCACACGGATGCACGCCCTTCCCCTGCCGCACCGCATTTACTATTCCGGTCGCGTGCTCAGGCAGGCGCAGATGCAGTCCGGCAGAAGCCGCGAGATCTTCCAGTCCGGCGTCGAGCTGATCGGCCTGAACTCGCCCGAAGCGGACGCCGAGATGGTAGCCATGGCGGTCGAGGTCCTGAAAAACCTCGGCTTCACCGGCTTCAAGCTCGACCTGGGGCAGGTCGAGTTCTACCGCGGCATCATGGACAGCTCCGGGCTCAGCGCCGAGGTCAGGGCGCAGTTGCAGGAGGCGATCAGCAAGAAAGAGGTCACCGCGGTGCGCTCCATCCTGGAAGCCGCCGGCGCCCCCGAGCGGGTGAAGGAAGAGATCTCCCTGCTGCCAAGGCTTTACGGCGGACGCGAAGTGCTGAAGGAAGCGGCCCGCATCGCCGGCAACGAGCGCTCCAAGAAGGCGCTCGACAACCTGGCCCAGGTGATCGAGATCCTCGACATCTACGGCGTAGCCGAGCACCTCACCATCGACCTCGGGGAGATCCGCGGACTCGACTACCACACCGGCATCACCTTCGAGGGGTTCGTTCCCGGCATCGGCGAGGCGGTCTGCAGCGGCGGCCGTTACGACGACCTCACCGCGAAGTACGGCTACCCCGCTCCGGCGACCGGCTTCACCTTCAACATCCTCGCCCTGCTCGCCTGCATGGCGAAGCGGCCTGAGGTGGAGGCGTCGAGCAGCCGCGACTTCCTCATCTTCAACAAAAAGGACGAGCGCCGCGAGGCACTCGAGGTGGCGCAGAAACTGAGGAGCCTCGGCTATACATGCGCCAGGGACATCATCAAGCGTGACTTTGAAAGCTCGTTGGATTACGCCAAAAAGACGGACATCCGTATGCTTTTGGTGATCGGAGCCGAGGAGTGCGCGGCGGACCAGCTCTACCTGGTACGCGTCGCGGACCGGCGCGCCGTCGCCGTCAGCAAAGAGGAGTTGTTCGACAAGGGTCTCGATTTGAAATTCGATCAAGAAGGGGAGAATCATGGCTAA
- a CDS encoding adenylosuccinate synthase, with protein MANVVVIGAQWGDEGKGKVVDIYTEYADNVVRYQGGNNAGHTLVVGDEKVILHLIPSGILHDGKRCVIGNGVVLDPEVFIMEITRLKSNGYLKDDSMLLLSEALHIIMPYHKRIDIARERNSGAKKIGTTGRGIGPAYEDKIGRRGIRLMDLLDEKAFTRKVKEVLDEKNLILTQLLGDEPFTFEEIYNEYMEYAKVLRKYAADTSLLLHREIKAGKSLLFEGAQGTLLDVDHGTYPYVTSSSTCSGGACTGSGVSPREIHEVVGISKAYATRVGSGPFPTELLDDTGEALRQAGREFGSTTGRPRRCGWFDALVARYAVRVNGLSGIAITKLDVLTGLETIKVCTAYKYKEQILDEIPASLEVMEQCTPIYEELPGWSEDITGAKSLAELPKNAQAYVTRVQELSGAPVVLVSVGPRRDETIVLRNPFERR; from the coding sequence ATGGCTAACGTCGTTGTAATTGGTGCCCAGTGGGGCGATGAGGGTAAAGGCAAGGTAGTCGACATCTATACGGAATATGCCGACAACGTGGTGCGTTACCAGGGGGGCAACAATGCCGGGCACACGCTGGTGGTGGGTGACGAGAAGGTCATCCTGCACCTGATCCCGTCCGGGATTTTGCACGACGGCAAGCGCTGCGTCATCGGCAACGGCGTCGTACTCGACCCCGAGGTCTTCATCATGGAGATCACCCGTCTCAAGAGCAACGGGTACCTCAAGGATGACAGCATGCTGCTTCTTTCCGAGGCGCTGCACATCATCATGCCTTACCACAAGCGGATCGACATCGCCCGCGAGAGAAACTCAGGCGCCAAGAAGATCGGCACCACCGGGCGCGGCATCGGCCCCGCATACGAGGACAAGATCGGGCGCCGCGGCATCCGCCTCATGGACCTCCTGGACGAGAAGGCCTTCACCCGCAAGGTGAAAGAGGTGCTCGACGAGAAGAACCTGATCCTCACCCAGCTGTTGGGCGACGAGCCCTTCACCTTCGAGGAGATCTACAACGAATACATGGAGTACGCCAAGGTGCTGCGCAAGTACGCCGCGGACACCTCCCTTCTCTTGCACCGCGAGATCAAGGCGGGCAAGAGCCTCCTCTTTGAAGGGGCACAGGGTACGCTCCTCGACGTCGACCACGGCACCTACCCGTACGTCACCTCCTCCTCCACCTGCTCCGGCGGCGCCTGCACCGGCAGCGGCGTTTCGCCGAGGGAGATCCACGAGGTGGTCGGCATCTCCAAGGCCTACGCGACCCGCGTGGGGAGCGGTCCCTTCCCGACCGAGCTGCTCGACGACACCGGGGAGGCGCTGCGCCAGGCAGGACGCGAATTCGGCTCCACCACCGGGCGTCCGCGCCGCTGCGGCTGGTTCGACGCACTGGTCGCGCGCTACGCCGTGCGGGTGAACGGCCTCTCCGGCATCGCCATCACCAAGCTCGACGTACTCACAGGGCTTGAGACCATCAAGGTCTGCACCGCATATAAATACAAGGAGCAGATCCTCGACGAAATCCCGGCGAGCCTCGAGGTGATGGAGCAGTGCACCCCGATCTATGAAGAACTCCCCGGTTGGAGCGAGGACATCACCGGCGCGAAGAGCCTTGCCGAGCTCCCGAAGAACGCCCAGGCCTACGTAACGCGCGTGCAGGAGCTCTCCGGAGCCCCGGTAGTGCTCGTTTCCGTCGGCCCGCGCCGCGACGAAACCATCGTGCTCAGGAACCCTTTCGAGCGCCGCTGA
- a CDS encoding MFS transporter, with protein sequence MTSLDTKTQHPQSVLGHEPFRLFWLARVCSSVALQMQAVAVGWQIYSLTGSVFYLGLVGLAQFLPMFMLTLAVGHVADRYDRRRIAGACQVLEGAALVVLALGTWMGWLQKEGILAVVFVAGALRAFEGPTMLTLVPWLVPQHLIPRAQAWSASANQTASIAGPALGGLLYALGPTTVYGSAAALFFCASFLLSRIDVERPPASREPATLTSLFAGIAFIRSRQEILGAISLDLFAVLLGGATALLPVFARDILHTGPLGLGLLRAAPALGALAVSLFLARNPLGGRVGRTMFVSVFLFGAATVVFGLSSSFTLSMLSLAVLGAADIVSVVIRSSLVQIETPDEMRGRVSAVNSMFVGTSNQLGEFESGVTAALFGTVPAVLIGGVGTMLVVLLWMRLFPRLLEVDRLGRE encoded by the coding sequence ATGACTTCTCTCGACACCAAGACGCAGCACCCGCAGTCCGTGCTCGGCCACGAGCCGTTCCGTCTCTTCTGGCTCGCCCGCGTCTGCTCCTCGGTTGCGCTGCAGATGCAGGCGGTAGCGGTCGGTTGGCAGATCTATTCCCTGACCGGCTCCGTCTTCTACCTGGGACTCGTGGGGCTCGCCCAGTTCCTCCCCATGTTCATGCTCACCCTCGCCGTGGGACACGTCGCCGACCGCTACGACAGGCGCCGCATCGCCGGGGCCTGCCAGGTGCTGGAGGGAGCGGCCCTGGTCGTACTGGCTCTTGGGACGTGGATGGGATGGCTGCAAAAGGAGGGGATTCTCGCCGTCGTCTTCGTCGCGGGCGCGCTGCGCGCCTTCGAGGGGCCGACCATGCTCACCCTGGTCCCGTGGCTTGTGCCGCAGCACCTGATCCCGCGCGCACAGGCGTGGTCCGCATCGGCGAACCAGACCGCGAGCATCGCCGGCCCGGCCCTGGGCGGCCTCCTCTACGCCCTCGGCCCCACCACGGTCTACGGTTCCGCCGCCGCCCTCTTCTTCTGCGCGAGCTTCCTTCTTTCCCGCATCGATGTGGAGCGTCCCCCCGCAAGCCGTGAGCCGGCCACCCTTACCTCCCTCTTTGCCGGGATCGCCTTCATCAGAAGCCGACAGGAGATCCTGGGGGCCATCTCGCTCGACCTCTTCGCGGTACTCCTGGGGGGTGCGACGGCACTTTTGCCGGTGTTCGCCCGAGACATCCTGCACACCGGTCCGCTCGGTCTGGGTCTCTTGCGCGCCGCCCCGGCCCTGGGCGCCCTCGCCGTTTCGCTCTTTCTCGCCCGGAACCCGCTCGGTGGCCGGGTCGGGCGCACCATGTTCGTCAGCGTGTTCCTCTTCGGCGCGGCCACCGTCGTCTTCGGCCTCTCCAGCTCCTTCACCCTCTCCATGCTCTCCCTGGCCGTACTCGGAGCGGCCGACATAGTAAGTGTCGTCATCCGCTCGTCGCTCGTGCAGATCGAGACGCCGGACGAGATGCGCGGCAGGGTGAGCGCGGTCAACTCTATGTTCGTCGGGACCTCGAACCAGTTGGGGGAGTTCGAGTCAGGGGTGACGGCCGCCCTTTTCGGCACGGTGCCCGCCGTACTGATCGGTGGCGTCGGGACCATGCTCGTCGTGCTCTTGTGGATGCGTCTCTTCCCGAGACTCCTGGAAGTGGACCGATTGGGAAGGGAGTGA
- a CDS encoding 4Fe-4S binding protein, with protein MPLPHDFPEIDPDRCTGCGRCVAACRERCITLEVSGYRKYALLVRPQLCTCCGACVAACPVRALS; from the coding sequence ATGCCGCTGCCTCATGACTTTCCGGAGATAGATCCCGACCGTTGCACCGGTTGCGGGCGCTGCGTTGCCGCCTGCCGCGAGCGGTGCATCACCCTCGAGGTATCCGGGTACCGGAAGTACGCCCTGCTGGTCCGCCCGCAGCTTTGCACCTGCTGCGGCGCCTGCGTCGCTGCCTGTCCGGTGCGCGCCCTCTCCTGA
- the elbB gene encoding isoprenoid biosynthesis glyoxalase ElbB, with the protein MKKIGVILSGCGVRDGSEIHEAVLTLLAIDNNGAKAVCFAPDVELDEVNHVTMQETGAKRRVLVEAARIARGEISDVKNAKAAELDAIVFPGGFGAAKNLCNFAAAGPQGSVQPDVLKLIREMAAAKKPICAICIAPAVIALALGKELAPKLTIGNDPGTAQAIGATGATHVECPAVDCIVDRDNLIVSSPAYMLAGGIAEAGKGIEKAIKATLELIK; encoded by the coding sequence ATGAAAAAGATAGGCGTAATTCTCTCAGGCTGCGGTGTGCGCGACGGCAGCGAGATTCACGAGGCGGTGCTCACATTGCTCGCCATCGACAACAACGGCGCCAAGGCGGTCTGCTTCGCACCGGACGTGGAACTCGACGAGGTGAACCACGTGACCATGCAGGAGACCGGCGCGAAGCGCAGGGTGCTCGTGGAGGCGGCCCGCATCGCGCGCGGCGAGATCTCCGACGTGAAGAACGCGAAGGCCGCCGAGCTCGACGCCATCGTCTTCCCGGGTGGCTTCGGCGCCGCCAAGAACCTCTGCAACTTCGCGGCGGCGGGGCCTCAGGGTAGCGTGCAGCCCGACGTGCTCAAGCTGATCCGCGAGATGGCGGCGGCGAAAAAGCCGATCTGCGCCATCTGCATAGCACCCGCCGTCATCGCCCTCGCCCTCGGCAAGGAACTGGCACCGAAACTCACCATAGGCAACGACCCGGGCACCGCCCAGGCGATCGGCGCAACCGGCGCGACTCACGTCGAGTGCCCGGCGGTCGACTGCATCGTAGACCGCGACAACCTGATCGTCTCGTCCCCCGCCTACATGCTTGCCGGCGGCATCGCCGAGGCGGGAAAGGGGATCGAGAAGGCGATCAAGGCGACCCTCGAACTGATAAAGTAA
- a CDS encoding outer membrane beta-barrel protein, translating to MRKMLLLLAGALLMAAPLAGEASAEELRGRIAVSGKIGITNPADSEMNSQYGKMVVSSDAGLIGGLGLMFGVDDNVAVEMEVSRSSFDTSDFGDADVTDVSIGAQYRFQGQRTVVPYVGAGLDVLINDLDRKYTNTTVGAHVSGGLDCFVNRQVALNLELKGIESFKADVDGPNGSGKFDPSALSFTVGARFFFN from the coding sequence ATGCGCAAAATGTTACTGCTCTTGGCGGGCGCGCTGCTCATGGCAGCCCCCCTTGCGGGAGAGGCATCGGCGGAGGAGTTGAGGGGGAGGATCGCGGTGAGCGGCAAGATCGGTATCACGAACCCCGCCGACTCCGAGATGAACAGCCAGTACGGCAAGATGGTGGTTTCCAGCGACGCGGGACTGATCGGGGGCCTAGGGCTCATGTTCGGGGTGGATGACAACGTCGCGGTGGAGATGGAAGTAAGCCGCTCGTCCTTCGACACCTCGGACTTCGGCGACGCCGACGTGACCGACGTCTCCATAGGTGCCCAGTACCGCTTTCAGGGACAGAGAACCGTGGTTCCGTACGTGGGTGCCGGACTCGACGTCCTCATCAACGACCTGGATCGGAAGTACACCAACACAACTGTCGGCGCCCACGTAAGCGGCGGCCTGGACTGTTTCGTGAACCGGCAGGTGGCCCTCAACCTCGAGCTCAAGGGGATCGAGTCGTTCAAGGCGGACGTGGACGGCCCGAACGGCAGCGGTAAATTCGACCCCTCCGCCCTCTCCTTTACCGTAGGGGCGAGGTTCTTTTTCAACTAA